The stretch of DNA actaaTTTGTCACCGATTTTAGCCGTTAAGAGATTTCTCTGTAAACCCCTAGGGTATGACAAATTGCAAGCTTAACCTTTTGCACCTGAAGATACGATTATGTGACGCCTGCATTGTCAATtatgtcatcaatattgactTGAAGTCGACGAAACTATGTTCACGAAGCCATGAAAATTAACACTCCATTTATGGCCAATATCTTTTGTATATGAATGCAAAGAAAATCATTCCCTATAGCTAGATGTTGTGACAATAAAATCATAACACGAGGGATAATTCATGAACAACCAACCTGATGCTTGTCGGCTAGACATGAATTATCACTCATGTTATGATTtcattgtttacatgtataaagaGTTATTTCCACTTGATTGTACTGATCTTGTAACATGAACAGTTGATATTCAGACATGCAACTTCATCAACAGTTaaacatgtacagtatgtaacttGAGAGCAAGTTCCCCTTACCCTCTCACTccactacaatgtacattattgaTAAAGTCCTTATTTGCAGTATGTTCTGGGAATCTAATTAGTTATAGGTGGAATACAACTACAAcacaaataaattgttttagCCAATGAACaggcctttatagacatgtaccTGTATTTGACCTTGTAAGCGCCCCCTCCCGTTTTTGGAAGGTACAATTTCACTTTACTTGATTTAAATGCAGACTGACACTGTGCACACTGTGTTGATTTttctatttgatttcttttacaaatttattACATGTAACCACTTGCTATACTACGTGCAACAATCTTGCAAAAAGGTTAGCCCAATTTGGTCCTTTTAAACACCCCCTCCCCTACTTCTGTTATTTAAAGCGCCCCTGGACACTTAATGTGTGCAATAAGGTATATGTATAGCTGTATAAGAAGTCTAATTATCGAGCTAACTTAAGGTGTATACAATTATGATTTGTAATTAATATTCAACGTGATAGATTTacatatattagaaataaataccATCATGTCATTCAGACATATTCCtaaaataataaatagatataaagaTAATCCAAACAAACACCACAATAAAGGGTTTATTTGTAGTCTACACAAATATGTAAATACCATATAATGACTTAATCAAATAGattaggatcttacatgagaggctaatatgtaatatgaaattaatatacTATTAATGgtaaacaagttcaataatttgacatACCACAAGCCTTAATGCAAATGacatatattaaattatttgatatgtttaataTCTTTCATATTACATAACCACTAgtataagattctatttatcacataactataACATTTGATTGTGTCATTATTACCTCTGAAGTGACTACAATAGTATTGtgtattacaatatatattacatgacCACTAgtataagattctatttatcacataactataATATTTGATTATGTCATTATTACCTCTGAAGTGACTACAATAGTATtgtgtattataatatatattacatgacTAAACACAGTTATGCGAGAAAATTAAttcaaacattcaaataaaaattttgtCTGTTAAATATCAACCTTATCAAGATATTGCATGAGACTTATCTGATTATATATCACTCACCCccgaaatttcataatgaactagtctagtctttaaagatgctccaccgctgacaaatggtatttttttcactatcaaaaacaggagtagacgatttgGTAATTTTCTTCaattgcaaaagttacttattttacaccattaccaccattggaaagtttgagtttctaattttacttaaaggtactatgttctatatagaatgaagttctgactgcgcatgcaccaaaagcaaaataaattattttgtattatttttgtgctaattaggcatatatattcACGATTAaccaccaattattgttcaaatggtgagtatcatttatggtctgtcggcggtggaacatctttaatatagaagaatctaaatgtgttttcagggggggggggggggggagagttAGAGATACACAGTACAACAATAGTGTAAACATTGAATTTCTTGTGCATGAGATAATGAACTAAAGTGTTTGTGCTTTTTGGCTAGATTTATAGTCACACGGTAAAAAGGTCAAAAAAGGTCATCAATATAACAGCTTTGTGATTTTGGAAATACAATTAAAACTTATTGACTTCAATTGACATACAACTCAATACccttttaaattcaaaatacaCAGATGGCTCGGActaaaattttcacaatttcacaaTATATCTGAATTAACTCACGATCTCCTAGGCAACCACCTTGGTCTCGAAattttaatcaatgaaaaattaagaatcagttgtatttatatatacacttcGAGCCAAATTacagaaattttcatttttaaattttagatcAAAATCCCAAAAATTTTGACCAGGGAACCTAACATGGATTCTGAGCATTTCTGTGGTCTCATTGACAAACTGAGGATATCTGTTACACAACCAAATAATTCTctttttattatacattatattatgaGACGTTGATGACAatagtacaatgtgtacacaTGTATCTTCATCACAAtgtcatgaacattccttaactttaaagaATTCCTTAAATTAAAATTCGTAACAATTTTCTTCTGTAATGGTTTCCTATGGGAgttttaagttaagaaatttCTGAAAGTTAGGGAATGTTGGTATAACTGGGCCAAGATTGATGGCAATACAGGTCTGATGAAAATGATTATCTGACCATTTCTACCTAATGgaacctggcacgaaattttttgccaacagtatatatatacccatataTTATACTGGTAGAAGGCACAGGTATATTTGGCTAGGCAATTTGgagccgtagatcgtgagttccaGGCCCAGATAGGGCACAAGTcaataaattgtgtttctttgatatttcatatattatatatatatactgatggttaaaatttcgtgccaggtccctgtgtatcTACCCATATGATGAAGacgactagtacgatatgtacatgAACACAAACATCTCCATCAATCCTCAATCTGATGAAGACAAAAGTGTAAAACTTTAAACACACCACCAAATTTGACATGATTAATCCTTATAGACATAAATACAGTaaacttgtttgaaataaacaaCTGGGGACCAACAACGCCACCTTGTTATAAGCACAGTTCATTATACACACATAACAGACATCTTGCGGGAATCTTGACGAGGAATATAAATGACAACGTTATGATAACCATGAAATTGTTGTAAGCATTTTCAAACAGATTTTACTGTACGTTATCTCACAATATCAGAATCAAACACTcttcaatttaaaaaacaaaagacATGTCACGCCGGTCAACATGATGAATCCTAGATAACCGAACGCTGCGAAGCCGTAGTATTTGAGGAGTATTCCACCAATAGTAGGAGACAGAGATCGTATCAGTGAattcaccgccatgttcagtccCAACATCGCCCCTACAATGGAAACAAGTCAAACACTGAATAATATATAGAGAAATACTCAGCATCACACCTACAATGCAAAAAAGTCAAAGGTTGTGTAGAAATACTTTTCTATAAACAGCCGAAATGAGCttggtcgatcatcagtgacctgATAGCTTAATTGGTAGAGCACCCAGCTAGTATTCGAAGGTCCATGGTCCCAGTCCCTACCAGCTTGCAAACCCCTGTTTCAAGTGTTGAGAGTATGTTTAGCAGGGGTTAAACAAACTTGTGTGATTTTGTGTCATAGAAGCAAACATGTGGAGAGGGCAGGGAGGAATATAGAGGAATTTATGGTGGGTTAGGGCCATAGCACAGCCTCAACTTCCAAGTCAAGGTTCAGAGGTAGCGAGGCGAGGCAGTGTGGTTATCAGCCTTGCAACTTGGTGGCCTCGTCGCGCAACCTTGCGACCTCACCTTGTGATCTCGTAACCGTGTGCGAGGAGGCAGTAATTTGCTCATGCGTATTGACAAAGAAGTATCTAATTGATTGAGTtttaactgataattgatgcttttctctatataaacttCCATTTAATTATAGTTCAAAGAGTCATTAATTGCTATAGTTtcaaatataatattgttaaaattcggcaatgtatttcattgtgcaTACAAATGAAAACTAGTTTAAATGTAGTTTATGCACACATGAACCATTatattggttttattttgtaattggAAGGGAAGGCTATAATAGGTAAATCTTATTTgtcaatacacatgtacaaattaCTCCTTGCACGAGGTTGCGATGTTGGTTATCTCGCAATCTGTCCTCGCAACCTCACCTCACAATCTCAACTTGGAAGTCGAGGTTGCAAGATTGCAAGATTGCGCGGTGGCCCCAACAAGCTACTATAGGAATTAGACTGGGTTGATCATCAGTCACCAGGTAGCTCACTAGCATGAGGTCCTggatttgagttaattgtagcTACCTCATTaagaagggagataattctaatGAAGTGGAGTTAACTGTAGTTACCTGTATCGAGTTCGGACACTGTACGAGTTAGTGCTGAACTGATGACAATGTTGGAGGAAGCTAATCCCATCACTAACGGGGCTATCACTATACATAGCTGCTGGATGTTTGTCACAAAGGCCTGTAaaacaatcaaagtactgaaagtactgtaGGCATTTATACTCTATAAAACAAtcaaaagtactgaaagtactgaggCATTTATACTCTATAAAACAATCAAAGTACTGGAAGTACTGTAGGCATTTATACTCTCATGATATACTGCCACAAAGGCCTGTAaaacaatcaaagtactgaaagtactgtaaGCATTTATACTCTCACAATATCGTGTCTAAAAAAAGGCTTTTATTCTCTCATGATATACGGTCACAAAAAGGCCATTATGCTCTCATGATATACTGTCTCACACAAGGTCTGTTaaacaatcaaagtactgaaagtactgtaGGTATTTATACTCTCACAATATACTGTCTAAAAAAGGCTTTTATTCTCTCATGATATACTGTCACAAAAATGCTTTTATACTCTCATAATATACTGTCCAAAAAGACTTTTTTACTCCCATAATATACTATCTAAAAAGGTTTTTTTACTCTCACACTAGATTCATTAATACACTATCAAAgtattgtaaatattgaaaactTAAGACTCTCTAAATATTTTCACAAGTGCTAAAAGCTCTAGACTCACAGTTTCcattatttgtatttctttcAAAACCAGGTATTAATGGAGCTtcataatttctttttaataaataaatataatatgtattcaaCATATAATATCTTACAACCATCGACAAAGgaatttttttatgatttctaTACCCAATTTGGGACTCAAACTCATAGGATTGAATTCTATTATCTTCTTGCATTTATTACCTAAATACAGTAAATAATATGATTGTAGATGTCTGAATACTTACCAAGGCCAGGTAggaaaatatcaatgaaaatgaTGACCACTTTAAAATGGAAGTTTCTGAGTATTTCTTTGTTAATACCCCTACTCCTAGACCTTGTACCATCTGCAAAAAAGATAGAGCTCACTTAAGATCCTGGAGTAATAGAATATTTCATCCCCTCTGGGGTGAGACAGGGTAATCTCAATTTCACCACCTTTGGTGTGAGACAGGGTTATCTCAATTTCACAatctttggggtgagacagggtAATCTCAATTTAACCacctttggggtgagacagggtAATCTCAATTTCATCacctttggggtgagacaggagaatctcaattTCACCacctttggggtgagacagggtAATCTAAATTTCAACACCTCTGGGGTGAGACAGGGTAATCTCAATTCAACACCTTTGGGTGTGAGACAGGAGAATTTCAATTTAACCACCTTTGGGGTGAGTGACAGGGTAATCTCAATTTCACCacctttggggtgagacagggtAATCTCAATTTAACCacctttggggtgagacagggtAATGTCAATTTCAACACCTTTGGgatgagacaggagaatctcaattTAACCACCTTTGAGGTGAGACAGGGTAATCTCAATTTCGTCACCTTTGGGGTGGGACAGGGTTATCTCAATTTCACAACCTTTGGGGTAAGACAGGGTAATCTCAATTTCATCACCTTTGGGGTGAGCAGACATGGCCAAATTTGCCAGTCCAACGAACATGTCTGGCAAATTTGACTCAGACTCTCTATTTTAAAATTCGGTACGACCAACTGTCAGGCAATTATTGTGTACCGGAAAGCATGCAGTGTTTGACGCCTGACATATACATTATCACAAGGGATAAGATCATCTGTCTCACCACAATGGAgctgaatgattctttttctcttttaGTGTACACCAGATTGTGTGACTATCTGACATTGACATGTCAGAAAATAAGTCATGATTCCATTTTTGTTATCGCCATCATATGGCGTCATAGTATTGTTGTGACAGATATCATAGCTTTGTTCCATATCAATCACATATCTTGTGTAGCTTGTTTTAACCCTCATATAAATGTTACTTGGTGTATGTTTACTTACCATAGTTATAATGCCTATATACGAGAGAATATAGCCATTTTGTTCTGGTGGCAATTTAAATGTTTCCAAGGCAACGACTGAGAACATACTTTGGAATACACCAATCGGAATACCTGCGAAAATAAAGAGATTATAAAGTAAATAACTAAAGGTCCctttaatagtgctatattcACTTTAATTAGTGTTTTTTGTATAATGTCTCTTTTGCCCCTTTAGCACCTCTCCAACTCAAAGTGTCCCTCCCCCTCACCCCTTTGTAGAggattatatgttatacttgaTCATGTATGTGTCCATGTATGTGTCAGTATGTCACCAATTATTATTGTCTAGATCTAATTTACTTTGTGTGTCTTTTCAGACCATGTTCATTGCTGAATAAAAGGACCATTTACTTTGTCTATTAATGCCTTGCCCAATGTGTCCCTATTCTGTGAAAGTAATGTATATTTACTCTAACATCTTATTTTAACACAGTCAAATTTCAGCACAAATGCGTAACACTGTAAATTATGGTTCATTAGTGCTGATATAAATTAGAGTAATTCAGTTGTTGGAATACTGGAAATACCCTTTTATAAAATTTAGCTCTGTACATGAATTAGCACTTCAAAGACAGCACAAAAAGCATCaatcaaaaataaaactaccattaaaataaaactaccgctaaaataaaactaccactaaaataaaactaccactaaaataaaactaaaagaaaactaccactaaaataaaactaccgctaaaataaaactaccactaaaataaaacttctgctaaaataaaactaccccaaaaataaaactaccctaccgctaaaataacactactgctaaaataaaactaccactaaaataaaactaccgctaaaataaaactacccctaaaataaaactacctctaaaactagaacactgacacgtcagaaagggccccgctatgtgtctgacgtgcttaagtggaaaagtagtattttgacaacaaattcttccgtgttagctatatgttgctaataaataattaatttcaacattaattgggaaaccgatgatggtacattattataattctttggaaaaagtcttccaagtatttaacttgaatcctgattccaagtctaacattacattaagagcatacaattaactcaaataccccttttaaacaaggtaaacctcatagtttgctgaagaaacacataacaaatgtgaaaggaaaggaataaaggtcttgctcaaatattttaatcatgtaaaagtgcATTAAGCCATCAATAATTTCACAATCTTTTTCACGTCAAACACTGACGAAGGTTTTTCTGAAAGAAGTAAAATATGAATACATTTATTCATTATGCTTAGAATCGGGCCTACATCACCTGAAGATATTCTGTCTATGCATGTTACAGAGTCATCTCCCTTGTTgatataaggattgattgtgacgtcattactttgGGAGCATGAATTACATAGTATTCTTTGAAAATTACGACGTTGTACTCACAAATACAGGACGTAACAACCAATACCTACCCATAAGGACAGATATTTCTGTGATATGAAAATGCAGAATAAGTAAGCTAGCTCTCTTTCCATGTAAAATCCATTTACTTTAAATGTGACGGAAATGATAGACAGCGCAATGCTGCGGCATACAGGTCTATGCTGAAAAGATTCAGATACTGATCTGCATGAAATAAAATCCCTGCTTGACAATAACTAGCTATAAGAGTTACTACTACACATCACTTACTCATGGTAGATGGGGTAGATTGCCGCAGTACGACCATTAAGATTACACTGTACCACTTAAATTGTCTACCactacagtacatgtacttcagcgcaaataagacccccctccaagagaagaaaataaaggtcaaaagtggtggggAGTCTTATTTGTAGACAACCTGCTTGATAACAATTGATCTATggggtcgccatcttggattttttaatgTCTTGTCTTTGTTGTAACAGTTGTATGACAGATGggtagtgtttcccacagggaaaaaaaagggcatggtgctgggttttgaaaagggcaccttgaccgcgataaataaccatcagaggGGCACAAAGGTTATAATCGAACAACTTCCAATACATGGGGAAATTAAACTACgcattaaaataaaactactgctaaaataaaactaccactaaaataaaactaccactaaaagaaaactaccactaaaataaaactacccctaaaataaaactaccgctaaaaataaaactactaccctaaaataaaactacccctaaaataaaacaaccactaaaataaaactaccgctaataaaactaccgctaaaataaaactacagctaaaacaaaactacccctaaaataaaactaccactaaaataaaactaccgctaaaaataaactaccactaaaataaaacactaccgctaaaataaactactgctaaaataaaactaccgctaaaataaaactaccgctaaaataaaactaccactaaaataagcATGTTTACAGGATAACTAAATATTGATGTGGTTTTGAAgatatgaaattcaaaattgaagAAAAGGATATTAAGCCAGGCATCATCTTTTTTCCAGAAACTAAAAAATTTAATCTTAAACCAATAAATCTTTTATAGATACTATAAATTTGGATATTTTCGTGAGTggttaattttgtgttttgcaCACATAAGACTTTCGCAGTGTTGTTATTTTGCCATAGATACAATTTCAATATTACTTTAAACAAcaaagcatatacatgtacaaaatattatgcTTGGGGGGAAATTTTTGCCCCCAAGCGACCTTTGCTTAATAAGGGAAAATTTCCACCTTGCGTAAATTTCTACGCTTACAGTAAGTGGCAACTAGCTAGGACTTTGTATTTTTTAACCCGTTGCCATGGATACGCACCTGCTGCAGCGCGAATAATTAGGAGAGAAACAGTGCCCCAGGTGCCATCAATAATTTCACAATCTTTTTCACGTCAAACACTGACGAAGGTTTTTCTGAAAGAAGTAAAATATGAATACATTTATTCATTATGCTTAGAATCGGGCCTACATCACCTGAAGGTATTCTGTCTATGCATGTTACAGAGTCATCTCCCTTGTTgatataaggattgattgtgacgtcattactttgGGAGCATGAATTACATAGTATTCTTTGAAAATTACGACGTTGTACTCACAAATACAGGACGTAACAACCAATACCTACCCATAAGGACAGATATTTCTGTGATATGAAAATGCAGAATAAGTAAGCTAGCTCTCTTTCCATGTAAAATCCATTTACTTTAAATGTGACGGAAATGATAGACAGCGCAATGCTGCGGCATACAGGTCTATGCTGAAAAGATTCAGATACTGATCTGCATGAAATAAAATCCCTGCTTGACAATAACTAGCTATAAGAGTTACAACTACACATCACTTACTCATGGTAGATGGGTAGATTGCCGCATTACGACCATTAAGATTACTTTGTACCACTTAAATTGTCTACcactacagtacatgtatttcagcgcaaataagacccccctccaagagaagaaataaaggtcaaaagtggtggggAGTCTTATTTGTGGACAACCTGCTTGATAACATTGATCTATggggtcgccatcttggattttttaatgTCTTGTCTTTGTTGTAACAGTTGTATGACAGATGGGTAATAGCAAGATGTTACATATCAAATTCAATCATAAACAGAAGAATTTACATACATTTGTCTCAGTAATATCTGTTTAATAGCATTTACACTGTTAACAGGAAGGAAGTAAAATGCATTgagaatttttttaattctgtaCATAAAAGAGGACAATAAATGAATAGAGTCAAAATCTTATCATCCTggtattttctttaaaattaacttttttgtagctttttttttaaatttacctTCTATCGTGCTGGTTACAGATATCTTCTTTGTTTTCTTTGGTATAAAGAAATAAGCGAAAAACATGGACAGTACAGATCCAATGAAGGCTGCGAATGCAGCGGTCTGCTCACTGCGGAAATAGAAATCCATATCTACTGACAGTATTCATATTAGATAAATGCATCCTTGATAATTAAGGGGTTActctcactgtcgttatatccatgtctggactatctcatagcaaaactgaaagtTTGGTGTGTGATAACTGATGAAAAAGTTAATTTGGTAATTTTTGTGcatcaataaaatcaaattttggtgtattttaaagtttaaagttaagTATCAccctctgtaatcttcaaagaaagtctCTACAGGCCTGTGATTTGGAAGGTTTTTTCTCTCCTGAAATTCCTTCAGTTTCACGACATAATCCAGGGGTGgttataatgacagtgatagtaatccctggagtatcaaggatgagaTAAATATAATGATGTACTCTACCTGTGTATGACCAttataaaaattgaatatataaagaTGTGAGTTACATGTAAGGAGGCAAATGTATTGTGAATtggagtttttatttttgccttTAGAATATCAAACTTCATCTCCTGATAAAGTCTTATTTGAACCAAATTCACACATAGTCTTTTTAAACCCTCATTGTTTtttaaaggtcaaaggtcaaacctTACTCGAACATTTTCGTGATGAGACCTCCAATAAACGGCCCTACGACCATACCAACGCCGTATGACAATCCCAGCATGCCGAGGGAGGCTGCCCGCTGTTGTTTATCTCCCATATCAGTCACAATCATCTGACCACCTAAAACGAcagaaatgtttgttttattataacatAACAGAAACGTTTAGGattaaatcattataattatcttACTAAGCAGTTGGAAATTGTTAACTTACCCTTAACATGTGTTCTGAATTGCGCTATAATCAATTAATCAGCTGATCACAAACAACTAACTGGCCATTGCCTTACTTAATTTTCACATCTTTTATAGAATTATAAGTTTTGGCTTTTAGTTTCTTTAATGAATTTTGtcgaaagaaaattaaaaggtTTGGTTTATTGTATGATTTGTTTAAGATTTCTTACAATACCATTTACACATAGGTTTCACATAGAGGATTTTACATGGCTATAGAACCAAATCATCACATTTTAAGTAtatgggttatctcccctgtcatAATCAATTACTGCTTAACATAAATACGAACAGTTTTTAAGATCATATTGACTGAtcaattatcaattaaaatggtaaaaaaggtaaaacattaattaacttGATATCATACTTATTCAATTGTCAATAAACTATGTCCAAACAACTTCTACACTTTTCAAATTGGTcaatcaaaaactgcaggttcTAGAATTTTGGAAGTGAATTCCAGGGGTCTGAAAGAGCTGttagaattattttcgtgtacatATAAAGTCATCTCGTGCAAAGAGCACGACAAAGCACAAGAAAGCTAAATGGGacgaaataatattttaatagatatataggtgtagaaaatgaaaattgatttgaaaaaaaggTGTTACTTAAAGTCACCAGAATGTTACCCCTTAtaaatgggatgttgtcagatcctcttttaAACGGAATTGTTAGAAGgatctgtatataaataaaattgtcCAAGGGTCTGATCAAACAAACCTTGCATTGCGTGCATGAAGACCGAGGGTAGTCGTGATATAAACAGAAGAGGGAAGCTGTCGGCCAGGCCGAGGAAGAGGTACGTCATCGAGGCTGAGGCGAAGGCCAACATCATCGCCGCACGGCCACCGAACAGGTCCCCGAACCGTCCAAACAGTGGTCCACCAGCCAGCTGGACAACGGCAAACGTGGTCTGTAGGTACCCAAATACCACCATGTCTACCCCCAACTTTTTGGTGAGGTACTACAAAGATATATATCACagagtaaataaataaataaataaataaataaataaataaataaataaataaataaataaataaattaattatttaataaataaataaataaataaggcATAAAGTACTGTAAACATCATCAACAGGTTAGTCATGTTTTCATTTACGGCTGCAGTATTAATGGTACACAGAAAATAACCAACAATAAAATCATACTTTAGGATTAGTAATCCTGGTAGGAACCACACTAAAGTATGAGTACTGCTAAAAGTTAAAAATTTCAAGTACGTAACAATTAAATCAAGCCTCACCTTttgaataaattattctatGTTGTCGCCTTCTATAAACTATTACAGATGGCTAAATTATTGCCATTGTTTTTACTATACTATGATACCTTTATAAGTGATGTCATTTTATGCAAATTTCTAACATTGACTGCATGCAGATGTCACATTATTATACTacaggagttacttcccttgataatgaggaaaaacggtataaagctagtatattaataatccgaaataaaaggccaaaataaattcaaagtaaaatcaaaatcatttctatggaatatatattcagccactatagggccttcttcagtccgaaataacactaacacaacgtgttcgtctacatgtttgtttacttaCTATTAACTTGAAGAAAGGGACTTTGAAGTAACTTTGAAACgtcataaatatatgtatatgtatgataGGTACCTTaagtttgtacacaaaaattttaactttatcattattatcagcTCCAATTTAATTTGGAAGACACAGGCTCTAAAATCCATGACCCTGGGCCACCATCCCATCCCATCTTGTTATAGCATGGGGGTATGAATATAGTCATGGCAATTaaatgttttggttttttttcatttcgtaATGTTAATTCTAGAGCGAAATCAACATGCTATCTCAAACTTAGATTacctttatttattttgcacCGATGTCACTTATTATAGAAATCAATTTCGATGCCCTAGATGTCAGTGTGTAAGAAATCTTAGAGGGGGCAGAAACCTTGCCGATCGAGTGCCCCGGAAAAACCGGCCCATAAGGTTAACTAGCTTGGTGACATCCCAGGCTATTACAGATCTTTAATAGCTATAGGGATCGAAAATAACCAATGTAACCTTGTTGAAATACAGGTTATAAAATTTCTGGTGACTGCACAGGGGTGAATTGTACATTGTAGCTTACCAATAAATTTTGTACCGTATAACTGTTAACGAAGAAATGTAGTGGCCAGAAAGGGATTTGAACCCAGGACCTCTAAACACTAGCCGGATATATACTGTAACCATTAATTGAACTGCATTATATTGTATCTGGTCACCTGCAATGACCAACTCatcaatattttgtt from Argopecten irradians isolate NY chromosome 15, Ai_NY, whole genome shotgun sequence encodes:
- the LOC138308821 gene encoding LOW QUALITY PROTEIN: solute carrier family 22 member 18-like (The sequence of the model RefSeq protein was modified relative to this genomic sequence to represent the inferred CDS: deleted 2 bases in 1 codon); this encodes MARLNLKSRKLEQTSEDTEDMKDSKPDFPSASEDETPTMSDSSNIKLLGRSFNTVIVATHVNIFLYATCFWIQTGALPYLTKKLGVDMVVFGYLQTTFAVVQLAGGPLFGRFGDLFGGRAAMMLAFASASMTYLFLGLADSFPLLFISRLPSVFMHAMQGGQMIVTDMGDKQQRAASLGMLGLSYGVGMVVGPFIGGLITKMFDEQTAAFAAFIGSVLSMFFAYFFIPKKTKKISVTSTIEEKPSSVFDVKKIVKLLMAPGALFLLIIRAAAGIPIGVFQSMFSVVALETFKLPPEQNGYILSYIGIITMMVQGLGVGVLTKKYSETSILKWSSFSLIFSYLALAFVTNIQQLCIVIAPLVMGLASSNIVISSALTRTVSELDTGAMLGLNMAVNSLIRSLSPTIGGILLKYYGFAAFGYLGFIMLTGVTCLLFFKLKSV